In Candidatus Eremiobacteraceae bacterium, the sequence GTCGACGCGTTGAAACCGTGATCGGCGAGCAACACGAAGTAGACGTCGAGGGTTCGCGCCGCCATCTCGCTGGGCGCCTCGCCGTTCTTCATATAAAGGAAGTTGGCGGCGAGGCCGAGGTCGGCGCGCGGCGCCACCGGTTCGAGGCCGCGGCGCAGGCGGTCAAAGGCGGCCACCGCGGTCGCGGCGGCCGCGGTCAAACGCATCGCGGTCGAGACGTCGGATACGTGCGTGCCGTCGGGACGCGGCGGCACGTGCAGCGAGAGCGACGACACGGCGGTGCGCAGCACATCCATCGGCCACGCGTCATGCGGCACGCCGCGCAACATGTCCAGCACCGCTGCCGGAAGGGCGCGCTGCGCCGCCATCTCGCGCCGGGTCGTGTCGAGCTCGGCGCGATTGGGCAGCCGCCCGTGCCACAGCAAGAACGCGACTTCCTCGAACGACGCGTGCGCCGCGAGGTCGGCGATATCGTAACCGCGGTAGGTGAGACGGCCTTCCTCGCCGGCGACCAAACTGATGCCCGTGCTGCCGACGACCACGCCCTCGAGTCCCGGATTGACGGTGACGCTGCTGTTCTTGACGGTAGTGCCTCCTTTACGCCGTCCCTGAGGTTCTTGCGAGCGGTCGGGGCCACCTCGCCCCAGGGGCAAGGCGTGCCGCGGCGCGAAAACACGCGACGTGCCTGGCGCGCTCGACCGGCCTGATCCGCGACCGCCTTCCGTGCTGTTCTTGTTCTCGGACACGGGCGGCGGGCATCGCACTGCAGCGGAAGCGATCGACCGCGCGCTGCATCGGCTCGCGCAGGGACGCCCCGTGCGCAGCGACATGGTCGACGCGTTTGCCGCGTGCGGCATCTTCCCGCTGCGCGAAGGCATCAAGAGCTACGGCGCGCTGCTCAACGTCCAGCCAAGCCCGTATCCGGCGCTCTTCCACCTCTCGAACGGGCGGACGCGCGCGCGCATCATGACCGAGCTTGGCAAGCCGTTCATCCGGCACAACTTCCGCCAGCTCGTCGAGCGCTTGGATCCGTCGCTGGTCGTGTCGGTGCACCCCTTGCTCAACGAGCTCGCGCGCGAGACCATCGACGAGATGGGCAGCCGCGCTCCGCTGATCACGGTGATCACCGACCTCGTGACCATCCATCACGCGTGGACGTCGGATTCTGCTGCGGATCAGTACGTCGTGGCGTCGGCCGAAGCGGCGCGCGTATGCGTCAGCCGGGGCATCCCGGCCGACCGCGTGCATAACCTCGGCCTGCCGATCCGCGATGGTTTTTCGCCTTCGACCGATCCGACCGCGGACAAGCGCGCGCTGGGGCTCGACCCCGCGCGCCGCACGCTGCTCGTGATGTCCGGCGGCGAAGGCGGCGGACGTCTTCGCAGCATCGTGCGCCAAGTCGCCGGCACCATGCGCGCGCTGAACCTGCAAGTGGTCGCGATCTGCGGACGCAACGAAGGACTGCGCGAGCGCATGCTCGCGCTTGCGCCGCGCTTCGGGCCAGATGCTAAAGTGCTCGGCTTCGTCGACAATATCGCGGATTACATGCGTGCCGCCGACGCGCTGCTGTCGAAGGCGGGGCCGGGGACCATCGCGGAGGCGGCCGCGTGCGGGCTGCCGATCATCATCTGCGACTACATCTCCGGACAAGAAGCGGGCAACTTGGGCTTTGTCGAGTCGCGCGCGGCCGGCGTCGTCGCGCTCGAAGCGCGCGACGTCAGCGCGACGCTGCGCCGTTTCTTCGGCAGCGATCCGGGCGTGCTGCAGTCGTATCGCCGCAGCGCGCTCGAGAGCGCGCGCCCGCACGCGGCGGACGACATCGCACGGTTCTTGCTCGCGCAGCTGCCGGAGCCGGCGAAGGTCGCGGTCTAACCGCTTAGCGCTTCCGTCAGGGAATGCCGTGCAGCGCCAGGCACGCCGCACCGACGATGCCGGCGTTGTTGCCCAGCTTCGCGCGCACGATCGTCGTCTGGTGTTTGGGCGCCATCGTCGTCTGCTCGTCCACCAATCTGGTCAGCGGCGTGACGAGCAGCGAGTCGTCGGTCCGTCCGACGCCGCCGCCGAGCGCGATCATCTCGGGATTGACGAACGCGATGATGTTGGCGATGCCGGTCGCCAGGTCGCGCAGCCACGCGTGCCAGGTCGCCAGCGCGTGCTGATCCCCAGCGGCGGCCGCGCGCGAGATCATCTTCGAGCCCCAATCGACCTGCGGGGTACCGGTCAGCAGCGTGCTGCGCGGAAACGAGGGCGCGAGCGCCAGCGCGTGACGCAGCAGCGCCGTGCCCGACGCCTGGGCCTCGAAGCAGCCCGTCTTCCCGCAGGTGCAGACAAAACCCGAGCTCTCGCGCAGCACGTGATGTCCGATCTCGCCCGCGGCCATCGTGTGGCCCAAGACGAGCTTGCCGTTGGCGACGATGCCGCCGCCGATGCCTGTGCCGAGCGTGATCAGCACGAAATCGCGCGCGCCCTTGCCGACGCCATGCAAGTATTCCCCGATCGTGGCGCAGCGCGCGTCATTGAGCAGGTGGATCGGGCGGCCGAGCTTCTTCTCGAGTTTCTGTTTGAGCGCTACGTCGTGCCAGCCGAAGTTGGGCGAGAAGCGCACGGTCCCCGTGCGCTCGTCGATGTTGCCTGGCGAGCCGACGCCGATGCCTGAGAGTTTGGCGCGCTTGTCGAGCGAGGCGATCGCCTTGCCGACGACTTTGGCCGCCTCGGTGACGACGTACTTGACGTCGTGCGATTCGAGCTCGCGGCTATAGACGTTATGGACGCGGCCGCGCTCGTCGACCGGCGCTGCGGCCACGTGCGTGCCGCCGAGATCCACGCCGATCGCCCATTTCACGACTTCGCTCGCAGCCTTTCGTATGTGGTGCCCAGGACAGGACTCGAACCTGCACCGGTTTTACCCGACTAGCCCCTCAAACTAGCGCGTCTACCAATTCCGCCACCTGGGCGGGCACCTCAAGCGGCCGGTTGGTTTCGGCCGCTGCCAGTGGTTTTCCCCGCGAGGCGTTCGCGGGATTGCATCATTCGACGTTCGGATCGAGCGCGTCGCGCAGACCGTCGCCCATGTAATTGATGGCGAGCACCGTCAAGAAGATGCACAGGCCCGGGAACACGCCGGCCCACCAGGCGATCTGCATGTTCTCTTGCGCGTTGGTCAGCATGTTGCCCCACGACGCCGTCGGCGGCTGGACGCCGAAGCCCAAGTACGACAGCGCGGACTCGAGGATGATGATGCCGGCCACGTCGAGGGTCGCTTGGACGATGATCGGCGCCGCCGCGTTGGGCAACAAGTGCTTGAACATAATCGAGACGTTGCGGCTGCCGATGGCGCGCGCCGCCTCGGCGAACTCCTTCTCGCGCAGGCTCAAGAACGCGCCGCGCACGAGGCGCGCGACGGTCATCCAGGAGAGCACGCCGATGATGAGCGCGACGTACGCCGGGCCGAGCGAGGATTTGACCGAGGTCGCCGCCACGATGCCGGTGAGCACGAGCAGCAGCGGCAGCAGCGGGATGGACAAGAAGACGTCGGTGACGCGCATGATGACGTAATCGACCCAGCCGCCGAAGAAGCCGGCGCACGCGCCCAGGATCGTGCCCAGCACGACTTCGATGAGCATCGCGCTGCCGGCGAGCGAGAGCGAAATGCGTCCGCCGTACATCAAGCGCGTGAGCAGGTCGCGTCCAAGCTCGTCGGTGCCGAGGATGTGTCCGTTGACGCCCGGCGCGAGCGGCGTGCCCTGCCACACCGGGTCGATGGCGGCCGGATCGTAATGCGAGAGCAGCGGCGCGAAGATCGCGGCCAGCACGAAGACGAGCAGCACGACGGCGCCGATGAGCGCAGGCCGGTGGCGCGAGAACTTCTTCCAGGCGAGATTGCGCCGCCCGACAAGATCTTCGTCGTCTCGAATGACCAGGGGCGTAAGGGTTTGGGTTACGACTGCCAAGGCCGGACTCCTAATCGTACTTGACGCGTGGATCGAGCCAGCCGTACGCCAGATCCGCGAGCAAGTTGAACAGCACGACGAGAATCGAGATGAGCACCAGATAACCCATGAGCAGGCCGAAATCTTGTTGGCCCAGCGCGGTGATGAACAGCCGTCCGGCGCCCGGCCACGCGAAGATCTGCTCGGTGATCAGCGCGCCGCCCACCAAGAACGGTATGGTGAGCGCGACGACGGTCACCACCGGCATAAGCCCGTTCTTGAGACCGTGCTTGAGCAGAATCGTCATGAAGGGCAGACCCTTGGCGGCCGCGGTGCGCATGTAGTCGGTGTGCAGCACCTCTTGCATCGAGGCGCGCGTGAAGCGCGACCACGTCGCGACCTGCAGCAGGGCGAGCACGGTGACCGGCAAGATCAGATGCCTGATGCGGTCGAGCAAGTCGCCGCCGTCCGTCGAGGTCATCCCGGCCGAGGGCAGCTGGAGGTCGAACGCGTAGCCGAACGCCTGCAGATGGATGCCTTTGACCGCGAACAGCAGTTGGAGCAGCAGCGCGAAGAAGAACGAGGGCATCGACTGTCCGAAGAACGCGAACGTCGTCACGAAATAATCGAGCGGCGAGTAGGGGCGCAGCGCGGCGAGGATGCCGAGCGTCAGGCCGATCGCGAGCGAGATGATGAACGAGGTCACCATCAGCTCGAGCGTCGCGGGCAAGCGCTCCACGAACGCTTCGACGACGGTGGTCGAGTTCAGGGTCGACCAGCCCCAGTCGCCGTGCAGCACTTTCCCGAGCCAATTGAGGTACTGCACGTAGACCGGCCGGTCGAGGCCGAGATTGTGCTGCAGGCGCGCGATGTCGGCTGCGGTCAGGTGCGGATTGCCGGCGTAGGCGGCGAGGCCGCCGCCCGGCATAGCGTGCAGGATGGCGAACAGGATCATGCTGATCAGCAGCAGGAGCGGAATCGCCTGAAGGGTGCGCCGGATCGCGTACGTCAGCATAGCATCATCACTATTACGGCGTAGGCTGGGTGACCGGTTTGCCGTCGGCACGGCGGATGTCGTCTGCCACGACCCAGCCGTAGTGCCCGCGGTTCGGTCCGTCGGTCAGCTTCACGCCGACCAAATCGAGATTCGAACTGGTGTATTTCGGGCGAGCAGCGGCCTCCTTGCATCCGACCGCAACCGCTTTTGTCCCGGGTTGGGCCAATACCGTGTGGCGCAGCACCGTCTCCGTGTCGTAGTCTCCCTGGAGGTATGCCGCCAAACGCTGCGACGAATCCCAGACGAAGACGTCGGGATCGGGGCTTTGCGAAGCGAGCATCACATGATCGCCGAGCGCTACCACGCAGGCGGCAGACGCTTGGGCGGCCAGCACAGCGAAGGCGGAAACGAAGAACCCAAAGGCGAGCGTGCGCGGCCACCTGACGAACATGCGGTTGCCGGGTTTCGCTGTCCCGGGCCGCCATCCCGCTAAGAATGAAGGGTGGACGGGCGCTTTGCATGCCGGTGCGCCCTTGCCCGCAGCCCGATCGAGTTCGCTCAAGTCGCGCCCGCGCCGGCTATCCTTTGATCGTCCGGCGTCATGACGTCGTCGAGCATGCTGTTCATCGTCCCCCGCTAGCGCGAGGCGTGCAACTGCCGCAATACGTACGGCAAGATGCCGTCGTTGCGATAGTACTCGACCTCATCGGGCGTGTCGATCCGCACGATGACGATGAACGACTTTTCCCCGTTGGCGCCCGTTGCGCGCACCGTGAGCCTCTTGCCGACGCTCATCCCGCCGGCGATTCCCTCGATGGTGTATGACTCGTCGCCGGTCAAGCCGAGCGACGCGGCCGATTCCCCCGGCTCGAACTGGAGCGGCAGCACGCCCATGCCGATGAGGTTGGAGCGGTGGATGCGCTCGAAGCTCTGCGCGATCGCTGCACGGACGCCCAACAAGCGCGGCCCTTTGGCTGCCCAATCACGCGACGAGCCAGAACCGTATTCTTTGCCGGCGATGACGATAAGCGGTACCCCTTCGCGCTCGTACTGCATCGCGGCATCGTAGATCGTCATCTCTTTGCCGTCGGGCAGGTGGCGCGTCACGCCGCCTTCGGTACCGGGCGCCAGCAGATTGCGCAACCGCACGTTGGCGAACGTGCCGCGCATCATCACTTCGTGATTGCCGCGCCGGGCACCGTACGAGTTGAAGTCCTGCGGATCGACGCCGTGCGCGATCAAGTACTTGCCGGCGGGGCTGTTCTTGCCGATCGAACCGGCGGGCGAGATGTGGTCCGTCGTTACGCTGTCGCCGAGCAGCGCGAGGACGCGCGCGCCCACGATGTCGCGCAGCGGCGGCGGCGTGGCGGTAACGCCGTCGAAGAACGGCGGCTTGCGCACGTACGTGGATTGCGGATCCCACGCGAAGCGATCGCCTTTCGGGACCTCGAGCGACTTCCAACGCTCGTCGCCGCCGAACGCGTCGGCGTAGCGGCGCTTGAACATCGCGTCGGCGACGCACTCGGCGACGGTGGCGTTGATCTCCGCCGAGGTCGGCCATATGTCGCGCAGATAAACGGGCTTGCCCGCGCTGTCGTGCCCCAACGGCTCGGCCGCAAGGTCGATCTCCATCGTGCCGGCCAGCGCGTACGCGACGACGAGCGGCGGCGACGCGAGATAGTTCGCGCGCACGAGCGGGTGGATGCGGCCTTCGAAGTTGCGATTGCCCGAGAGCACGGCGCACACGACGAGATCGTGATCGGTGATCGCCGCGGCGATCGGCTCGGCCAAGGGGCCGCTGTTGCCGATGCACGTCGTGCAGCCATAGCCGACCAGGTAGAATCCCAACTTTTCCAGGTACGGGGTCAGGCCGGCTTTCTTGAGATAATCGGTGACGACTTTCGAGCCGGGTGCGAGGCTGGTCTTCACCCACGGCTTTGAGACGAGGCCTTTTTCGACCGCTTTCTTGGCGAGCAGTCCCGCCCCGACCATGACCGACGGGTTCGACGTGTTCGTGCAGCTGGTGATGGCGGCGATGACGACGGCGCCGTCGCACAACTCCGCTTCCTCACCGTTCTCGCCGGTGTACGTGGCTCGCCGGCGCGCCTGCGCCGCGGTGAGCGTGCTGCCGCCTTCTTCAGCCCAGCGCTCGGCGGCGACGACCGGCGTCTTTGGCGCGGGCCGTCCAAGCGCGAACGCCTCCATGGCCGTCTCAAAGGATTGCTTGGCGCCGCGCAGCGGCACGCGGTCTTGCGGACGGCGCGGTCCTGCGAGGCTGGGCTCGACGCTGCCCAGATCGAGGTCGAGCACGTCGGTGTACAGCGGCTCGGGCGACGCATCGGTGCGGAACAACCCTTGCGCCTGCGCATACGCGCGCACGTGCGCGACGTGCGCATCTGCGCGGCCGGTGAGCCGCATATACTTGAGCGTCTCTTCATCGATCGGGAAGATCGCGCACGTGGATCCGTACTCCGGCGACATGTTGCCGATCGTCGCGCGGTCGGCCAGGCTCAGATTGCTCAATCCGGCGCCGAAGAACTCGACGAATTTGCCGACCACGCCCTTGCGGCGCAGCATCTCGGTGACGGTGAGCACGAGGTCGGTCGCGGTCGCGCCTTCGGGCAGCTTGCCGCGCAGCCGGAAGCCGATGACTTCGGGGATCAACATCGAGACCGGCTGGCCGAGCATCGCCGCTTCCGCCTCGATGCCGCCGACGCCCCAGCCCAGGACTCCCAGACCGTTGACCATCGTCGTGTGCGAATCGGTGCCCACCAGCGTGTCCGGATAGGCGAACGTCTGGCCGTCGCGCTCTTCACGGAAGATCACGCGCGCGAGATACTCGAGGTTCACCTGGTGGACGATGCCCGTGTCGGGCGGCAGCGCTTTGAAACGGCGCAGCGCGTCTTGCGCCCACTTGAGCAGTTGATAGCGCTCGCCGTTGCGCGCGAACTCCAGGTCCGCGTTGATCTGAAACGCCTGCAGCGAGCCGTATGCGTCGACCTGCACCGAATGATCGATGACGAGCTCGACGTCTTGCAACGGATTGATCTTGTTCGGGTCGCCCGCAAGATCGGCCATGGCGTCGCGCATAGCGGCCAAGTCGACCACACACGGCACGCCGGTGAAGTCCTGCAGCAGCACGCGTGCGGGGCGGAAGGCGATCTCGCGATCCGAAGGCCGTTTCGGATCCCACGAGGCGAGCGCTTCGATATGCGCCACGGTCACCGAGCGCCCGTCTTCGAAGCGCAGCAGATTCTCGAGCAGCACCTTGAGCGAGAACGGCAGTTTGTCGACGTGGCCGACCCCGGCGTCGCTCAGCGCGCCGAGCCGGCAGTAGGTGGATCGTTTGCCGTCGACGTCGAGCGTCGCCGTGCTCTTGAACGAGTCGATCTTCGTCATAGCCCCAGCCATTTCGGCAGGCCGTTCGCACGGGCCTACGCAGAGCGCGCCGCGCAAGGATTCACGTGCGCACTCACCAAGGGTGAGCCCAGCGTTCCTTACCGTTCCGGAGGCGTCAGATGCGGTTCTTGTTCGTCGTGGCGTTGCTGGCGATCGTTTCCCTCGCGCCGCCGGCGCGGGCGCTGGCCGCGAATGCGCTGACGCCGTCAGGATATCTACAGTACACGCCAACGTTCGGCGACACGTACAACGGCGTCACGACTGACGACGGCGACCACTTGTCCGGATCGTATTCGGCCAAGGCCCAAGCGTATTTCGGACGCTTCAGCGCCGCGTATCTGTACTACCGCGATCTCTCGACCAGCCAGGCGAACGGCACGACGGCAAGCGGGGCGCCCGGCACGGTGATCTCATATCCCGCCGCACAAGTCGTCATGCCCGTCTTCACTGCGTCCGACGCGGAATCGGAGATCCGGCTCGAGTATCAACCGGTGAGAATACCGGTGTATTTCGGGCTGGCGTACAGCAACTCGTTCAACAACTACGGGTTCCCGCGGCTGACCGCGTTCGGCGTCGGCGTCGAACTGGCGCCCAATCCCAAACATCTGCTCAGCCCGTACGGCTCGTTCTACTATTTTCCGAATCAGACCGGGACCTATCCGCTTGCCGATCCGAACAACCCCGCAAGCGGTTCGGTCGGTTCCTCGTTTCGCGCCAACGAGCTCGACCTGGGAGGCTCGCTCGCGTTCCCCAAGACGGCGCTGAGCCTCGTGGTAGGCTATTACCAGACGACCAACGTGCGGCGCACGGGCACGTTCAACTTCGTGCGCGACGGCCCGTATGTCGGTCTGGGCTATCGGGTGAAGTAGAAGCTACTCGCCCGGGATGCCCGAGAACGCGGGCTCGCCGTCGAACGTGCACAGCGATTCCGTCTGGATGAAATCGAAGCCGGCATCGGCCACGCGCTGCAGCAGCCGCGTGATCTGCGCGTGCGACACGTCGCCGCCCGAGCGCGAGACGAAGCGGCAGCGCCACTGGTCGGTGCACAGGGTCTCAGGCAGTCCCTTAGGCCACACGCGCGTGCCGCGATTGAGGACCGCCTTCAATTCCAATTCGTCGCCTGCGGTTTTCGACAGCGCCGCGCCAAGCTCGTCCGGCGTGCCGCTCGACCAGTCGAGGTAGACGTCGACGCCGACCGTCTTCTTCTTGCGCTTGTCGGTGGCGAGCGCCGCGAACACGGCGCCTTTCTCCGGCGCGACGTCCTTGTACGCGACCGCTTTGAGGTGCTGCGGCGATTGCCCGAGGCGCGCGATCACGGCCTGAGCGAATTCTTTGGTGCCGACTTTCTGCTTGCTGGTTCCGTCACGATAGATATCGTACGTGTGGATGCCATCCTCGATCGTGCGCAGCCACGCGTTGTGGAAGCGCGTCGCGACATCCGCCTGTCCGATGTGGACCAGCATCATCACCGCGCCGAGCATCAAGCCAGAAGGATTGGCGACGTTTTGACCCGCGCGCCGCGGCGCCGAACCGTGGATCGCCTCGAACATCGAGCAGACCTCGCCGATGTTAGCGGAGCCTGCAAGGCCGACCGACCCGGTGATCTGCGCGGCCACGTCGGACAGGATGTCGCCGTATAGATTCGGCAGGACGAGCACGTCGAACGCCTCGGGCGTATCGGCGAGTTTGGCGGCGCCTATGTCGACGATCCAATGCTCGTGCTCGATCTGCGGATATTCTTTGGCGACTTCGTCGAAGATCTTGTGGAACAGCCCGTCGGTGAGTTTGAGGATGTTGTCTTTGGTGAAGCAGGTGACTTTCTTGCGCTCGTTGCGGCGCGCGTATTCGAACGCGTAACGCACGATGCGCTCGCTGCCGGGCCGCGAGATGAGCTTGAGCGCCTGCGTCATCTGGTGCGTCTGCTGGTACTCGATGCCGCCGTAGACGTCTTCCTCGTTCTCGCGCACGATCACGACGTCCATCACCGGATGCTTCGTCTTCACGTAGGGCGCGTACGAGACGCATGGGCGCACGTTGGCGTAGAGGCCGAGCGCGGTGCGCGTGGTCACGTTGAGGCTCTTATAGCCGCCGCCTTGCGGCGTGGTGATCGGCGCTTTGAGGAAGACCTTGGTGCTGCGCAGCGACTCCCACGCGCTGGGCGCGATGCCGGCCGGGTTGCCCGCCAAGTAGACCTTCTCGCCGATCTCGATGACGTCGGTCTGCAGGCGCGCGCCGGCGGCCTTGAGCACCTCGAGCGTCGCGCTCATGATCTCGGGACCGATGCCGTCGCCGTAAGCGACGGTGATGGGCGTCGTGCCTGGCATCTTTTCTCCCGCCCTCGAGAGGGCGCGACTACAGTTATCGGAGCGGAGGGCGGGGTCCCGCCCGTGCGAAATGGTTGGGCCGACATATGGCACAGTCACAGGTCATCGCCGCGCGATTTCCGCAGATGCGCTACGCGACGAGCGCGATCGATTGGTTCCGCAATCAGGGCATCGACGCGTCGGCCATCGGGGCGTTCGCCGTGCCGCCGGGCGGCCAGCCTCGCCCGCCGCGTCCCGGCGACAACCAGCGCGACGATCTGACGTGGATCGTCTCGCTCGACCTGTCGCGCGCGAACATCACGCGGCGCGTCGCGATGGATGCGATGAAACGCGAAGGCGGCAAGCTCATCGCCGCTGCTCCCGCGGCGTAACGCCGGTGATCGTCGCGATCGCGCGCGAGCTCGGCGCCGGCGGCCGCGGCGTCGGGGAAGCGGTCGCAGCGGCGCTCGAGATACCGCTGCTCGACAACGAGATCGTCAATCTGGTCGCCGAACGCATCGGTGCGCCCGAGGCCTACGTCGCGCAGCGCGACGAGCAGGTGGAGAGCTTCACCGAGCGCGTGCTGCGCGGCATCACCGCCGCGTATCCGGAATCGCTGTCCTCACAGGGGCTGCCCGACTGGTCCGAAGAGCATCTCGTACAGCTCACCGAGACGATCATCAAAGAACGCGCGGCGAGCGAGTCGCTGGTGGTGATCGGACGCGGCGCGCCCTTGCTGCTCAAAGACCGGCTCGATGTCGTGCGCGTGTTCGTCTCGGCGCCTGGGGCCGAACGCGCAGCGCGCATCGCCGCCCGCTTGGGGCTTTCGTCCGACGACGCGCTCAAAGAGATGCGCAAGTCGGACCAACATCGCGCGTCTTATTACAAAGAGCACTACGGCGTGACGGATTGGCGCGACCCGCGCCATTACGATCTGGTGGTCAACACCGCGCGCCTCGGCATCGAGGGTGCTGCGCGCCTTATCGTCGAGGCGGCACGGGGTTCGCTGCGGCCTACTTCCTGATCGCCTCGAGCGCCGGAGCGGCGCCGATGGCGCACAGCGCGCCGGATTCCCAGTGGATCGCCGATTTGACGAAATCGTTGAAGTCCGAAGCGCGCACGCCGGCGAGCATGTCGAGCTCCTGCGCTGGCGTGACCAGCGGCTGGTCGAAGAGCGCCAGCTCGGCATAACGGCGCGCCATCTCGGCGTTCCATTCGGCGTAGAGCGAGATCTGCGACGCGAACGCTTCGCGGCCGCGGTCGAATTCCTCGGCGGAAAAACCGTGGCGCGTGTCCTCGAGGATGCGCCGCATCTCGCGCACCGCTTGCTTGGCGCGGCCGCGTCCGACCGCGGCCATCGCGCTCATGACGCCGACGTTGCCGTAGAAGTCCTGCGTCGCGTAGACTTCGTACGCGAGCCCGAGCTTCTCGCGCAGCCCATCCCACAGCCGGCTGCCGTCACCTTCGCCGATCATGGTCTGCGCGAGTTGCGTGCGCAAGACCGCGTCGTAGCCGTCGGGGTAGGACGGCGTAGTCGTGGAGATCGAGAACCAGACCTGTTGCGTGTT encodes:
- the acnA gene encoding aconitate hydratase AcnA; this encodes MTKIDSFKSTATLDVDGKRSTYCRLGALSDAGVGHVDKLPFSLKVLLENLLRFEDGRSVTVAHIEALASWDPKRPSDREIAFRPARVLLQDFTGVPCVVDLAAMRDAMADLAGDPNKINPLQDVELVIDHSVQVDAYGSLQAFQINADLEFARNGERYQLLKWAQDALRRFKALPPDTGIVHQVNLEYLARVIFREERDGQTFAYPDTLVGTDSHTTMVNGLGVLGWGVGGIEAEAAMLGQPVSMLIPEVIGFRLRGKLPEGATATDLVLTVTEMLRRKGVVGKFVEFFGAGLSNLSLADRATIGNMSPEYGSTCAIFPIDEETLKYMRLTGRADAHVAHVRAYAQAQGLFRTDASPEPLYTDVLDLDLGSVEPSLAGPRRPQDRVPLRGAKQSFETAMEAFALGRPAPKTPVVAAERWAEEGGSTLTAAQARRRATYTGENGEEAELCDGAVVIAAITSCTNTSNPSVMVGAGLLAKKAVEKGLVSKPWVKTSLAPGSKVVTDYLKKAGLTPYLEKLGFYLVGYGCTTCIGNSGPLAEPIAAAITDHDLVVCAVLSGNRNFEGRIHPLVRANYLASPPLVVAYALAGTMEIDLAAEPLGHDSAGKPVYLRDIWPTSAEINATVAECVADAMFKRRYADAFGGDERWKSLEVPKGDRFAWDPQSTYVRKPPFFDGVTATPPPLRDIVGARVLALLGDSVTTDHISPAGSIGKNSPAGKYLIAHGVDPQDFNSYGARRGNHEVMMRGTFANVRLRNLLAPGTEGGVTRHLPDGKEMTIYDAAMQYEREGVPLIVIAGKEYGSGSSRDWAAKGPRLLGVRAAIAQSFERIHRSNLIGMGVLPLQFEPGESAASLGLTGDESYTIEGIAGGMSVGKRLTVRATGANGEKSFIVIVRIDTPDEVEYYRNDGILPYVLRQLHASR
- a CDS encoding ABC transporter permease; protein product: MAVVTQTLTPLVIRDDEDLVGRRNLAWKKFSRHRPALIGAVVLLVFVLAAIFAPLLSHYDPAAIDPVWQGTPLAPGVNGHILGTDELGRDLLTRLMYGGRISLSLAGSAMLIEVVLGTILGACAGFFGGWVDYVIMRVTDVFLSIPLLPLLLVLTGIVAATSVKSSLGPAYVALIIGVLSWMTVARLVRGAFLSLREKEFAEAARAIGSRNVSIMFKHLLPNAAAPIIVQATLDVAGIIILESALSYLGFGVQPPTASWGNMLTNAQENMQIAWWAGVFPGLCIFLTVLAINYMGDGLRDALDPNVE
- a CDS encoding ROK family protein, yielding MKWAIGVDLGGTHVAAAPVDERGRVHNVYSRELESHDVKYVVTEAAKVVGKAIASLDKRAKLSGIGVGSPGNIDERTGTVRFSPNFGWHDVALKQKLEKKLGRPIHLLNDARCATIGEYLHGVGKGARDFVLITLGTGIGGGIVANGKLVLGHTMAAGEIGHHVLRESSGFVCTCGKTGCFEAQASGTALLRHALALAPSFPRSTLLTGTPQVDWGSKMISRAAAAGDQHALATWHAWLRDLATGIANIIAFVNPEMIALGGGVGRTDDSLLVTPLTRLVDEQTTMAPKHQTTIVRAKLGNNAGIVGAACLALHGIP
- a CDS encoding glycosyltransferase, producing the protein MPGALDRPDPRPPSVLFLFSDTGGGHRTAAEAIDRALHRLAQGRPVRSDMVDAFAACGIFPLREGIKSYGALLNVQPSPYPALFHLSNGRTRARIMTELGKPFIRHNFRQLVERLDPSLVVSVHPLLNELARETIDEMGSRAPLITVITDLVTIHHAWTSDSAADQYVVASAEAARVCVSRGIPADRVHNLGLPIRDGFSPSTDPTADKRALGLDPARRTLLVMSGGEGGGRLRSIVRQVAGTMRALNLQVVAICGRNEGLRERMLALAPRFGPDAKVLGFVDNIADYMRAADALLSKAGPGTIAEAAACGLPIIICDYISGQEAGNLGFVESRAAGVVALEARDVSATLRRFFGSDPGVLQSYRRSALESARPHAADDIARFLLAQLPEPAKVAV
- a CDS encoding cytidylate kinase-like family protein codes for the protein MIVAIARELGAGGRGVGEAVAAALEIPLLDNEIVNLVAERIGAPEAYVAQRDEQVESFTERVLRGITAAYPESLSSQGLPDWSEEHLVQLTETIIKERAASESLVVIGRGAPLLLKDRLDVVRVFVSAPGAERAARIAARLGLSSDDALKEMRKSDQHRASYYKEHYGVTDWRDPRHYDLVVNTARLGIEGAARLIVEAARGSLRPTS
- a CDS encoding NADP-dependent isocitrate dehydrogenase, with the translated sequence MPGTTPITVAYGDGIGPEIMSATLEVLKAAGARLQTDVIEIGEKVYLAGNPAGIAPSAWESLRSTKVFLKAPITTPQGGGYKSLNVTTRTALGLYANVRPCVSYAPYVKTKHPVMDVVIVRENEEDVYGGIEYQQTHQMTQALKLISRPGSERIVRYAFEYARRNERKKVTCFTKDNILKLTDGLFHKIFDEVAKEYPQIEHEHWIVDIGAAKLADTPEAFDVLVLPNLYGDILSDVAAQITGSVGLAGSANIGEVCSMFEAIHGSAPRRAGQNVANPSGLMLGAVMMLVHIGQADVATRFHNAWLRTIEDGIHTYDIYRDGTSKQKVGTKEFAQAVIARLGQSPQHLKAVAYKDVAPEKGAVFAALATDKRKKKTVGVDVYLDWSSGTPDELGAALSKTAGDELELKAVLNRGTRVWPKGLPETLCTDQWRCRFVSRSGGDVSHAQITRLLQRVADAGFDFIQTESLCTFDGEPAFSGIPGE
- a CDS encoding ABC transporter permease, translated to MLTYAIRRTLQAIPLLLLISMILFAILHAMPGGGLAAYAGNPHLTAADIARLQHNLGLDRPVYVQYLNWLGKVLHGDWGWSTLNSTTVVEAFVERLPATLELMVTSFIISLAIGLTLGILAALRPYSPLDYFVTTFAFFGQSMPSFFFALLLQLLFAVKGIHLQAFGYAFDLQLPSAGMTSTDGGDLLDRIRHLILPVTVLALLQVATWSRFTRASMQEVLHTDYMRTAAAKGLPFMTILLKHGLKNGLMPVVTVVALTIPFLVGGALITEQIFAWPGAGRLFITALGQQDFGLLMGYLVLISILVVLFNLLADLAYGWLDPRVKYD